A DNA window from uncultured Methanoregula sp. contains the following coding sequences:
- a CDS encoding DUF998 domain-containing protein, translated as MTFMNKGMAGILMFFGAACSFMGIIVAETLYPNYHATQMISDLGVGSTALIFNSSVIIFGILLVAAAYLLRKEGTDIWFCALMALTGFGQIGVGLFPETTGTLHFLSAAIVFFFGGILAIYSFRIFPKPWAVISVILGVVTLIAIVLLEMKLYCGIGKGGIERIIAYPLLFWVFGSSVFFMASVK; from the coding sequence ATGACATTCATGAATAAAGGAATGGCAGGCATACTCATGTTTTTCGGAGCCGCCTGCTCATTCATGGGGATCATTGTTGCTGAAACTTTGTATCCCAATTATCATGCAACGCAGATGATCAGCGATTTGGGTGTTGGATCCACCGCTCTGATTTTCAATTCTTCAGTTATAATTTTTGGTATCTTACTTGTCGCTGCAGCATATCTGCTCCGAAAAGAGGGGACAGATATCTGGTTCTGCGCACTTATGGCCCTAACAGGATTTGGCCAGATTGGGGTCGGATTATTTCCGGAAACAACGGGGACTCTTCACTTTCTATCTGCAGCGATTGTTTTCTTCTTTGGCGGGATTCTTGCAATATACTCATTTCGGATATTCCCCAAACCATGGGCAGTAATCTCCGTGATACTTGGTGTTGTAACCCTTATTGCAATTGTTTTACTTGAAATGAAATTATACTGTGGCATTGGAAAGGGAGGAATCGAGCGGATTATTGCGTATCCGCTACTTTTCTGGGTTTTCGGAAGCAGTGTATTTTTCATGGCTTCGGTAAAATAG
- a CDS encoding DUF3795 domain-containing protein, translating to MNCGICNAYLRAKKKCPGCRKESETKSKSCVTCKIKNCEELRNNNQEFCFSCAQFPCKRIKHIDKRYRTKYAMSMIENLENIKNSGIHQFIKTEKARWTCSACGGIINVHHGCCHSCGAKNDLNPSRSCCDS from the coding sequence ATGAATTGCGGGATTTGCAATGCATACTTAAGAGCAAAGAAAAAATGTCCCGGTTGCCGGAAAGAGAGTGAGACAAAATCGAAATCCTGCGTAACCTGCAAAATAAAAAACTGCGAAGAACTCAGGAACAACAATCAGGAATTTTGTTTTTCCTGTGCACAATTCCCCTGTAAGAGAATAAAACATATCGATAAACGGTATCGGACAAAATACGCCATGAGTATGATTGAAAATCTTGAAAATATCAAAAATTCGGGCATACACCAATTCATCAAAACTGAAAAGGCGCGATGGACCTGCTCTGCATGCGGAGGCATTATCAATGTGCATCATGGATGCTGCCATTCCTGCGGTGCAAAAAACGATCTGAATCCTTCCCGGTCTTGTTGTGATTCATAA
- a CDS encoding carboxypeptidase regulatory-like domain-containing protein yields MLIIPGISALPEGVNSTFPTNDSALTLYIITPQENEYILSDVVPHHIWVAGEVNSPIPLQSVIVSSSEGSTSCGNRSPFGCDIIVAKGSERIVVTVTDIAGNRVFRTRNIRVETGMPDLPLRITISGKITTPDGHPVDGATIRTEFFMTYDTKTVAVQSEADGSYRINNAHGFSQKISVEKNGYANVTKEMTFNQNLNTADFVLEPTTKPAPGFTTVICLGAIIGTLLIISRRKPDM; encoded by the coding sequence ATGCTGATAATCCCCGGAATCAGCGCACTACCCGAGGGAGTCAACTCGACGTTCCCGACCAATGATTCCGCTTTGACTCTCTACATCATTACTCCCCAGGAGAATGAGTACATCCTATCGGATGTCGTACCACACCATATCTGGGTGGCTGGTGAGGTGAACAGCCCGATACCATTACAATCAGTAATTGTCAGTTCCAGCGAGGGATCGACCAGCTGTGGTAATCGATCCCCGTTTGGTTGTGATATCATTGTAGCAAAAGGATCGGAAAGAATTGTTGTCACCGTTACTGATATTGCCGGGAACCGTGTTTTCCGGACACGGAATATCAGAGTCGAAACCGGGATGCCGGACCTGCCTCTACGAATAACCATCTCCGGGAAGATTACAACTCCTGATGGGCACCCTGTGGATGGGGCTACGATCCGCACGGAGTTTTTCATGACGTATGATACAAAAACAGTTGCCGTGCAATCAGAAGCCGATGGCTCGTATCGTATCAATAACGCACATGGATTCAGCCAGAAGATCAGTGTGGAAAAGAACGGGTATGCAAATGTTACCAAAGAGATGACCTTCAACCAGAATCTCAATACTGCTGATTTCGTATTGGAACCAACAACAAAACCCGCACCCGGATTTACAACGGTCATCTGCCTCGGTGCGATAATCGGAACGCTTCTGATCATTTCCCGGAGAAAACCGGACATGTAA
- a CDS encoding DUF4258 domain-containing protein, whose product MHSPLIFTVHSRTMMQERMILEEWITMTVNNPDYMETKGDDEKHS is encoded by the coding sequence ATGCACAGTCCCCTGATATTCACGGTCCATTCCAGGACCATGATGCAGGAGCGGATGATCCTTGAGGAATGGATCACGATGACTGTGAATAACCCCGATTACATGGAAACGAAAGGGGACGATGAAAAACATTCCTGA
- a CDS encoding DUF2283 domain-containing protein, with translation MKLTVDKEADALYMRFSDTRIHDSEEVKPGVILDYDENNNLVGIEILRVLEKVPTASLKSVLVEFA, from the coding sequence ATGAAACTTACCGTTGATAAAGAAGCAGACGCACTCTACATGCGATTTTCCGATACCCGCATCCATGATTCGGAAGAAGTAAAACCGGGTGTTATTCTCGATTACGATGAAAACAATAACTTAGTGGGAATCGAGATCCTCCGGGTTTTGGAGAAAGTACCGACCGCTTCGCTGAAATCCGTGCTCGTTGAATTCGCATAA
- a CDS encoding nuclear transport factor 2 family protein — translation MVLTAAQTAEVRETIGRYCSAYQRKDHRALMALFSPDISGYGAGADEVFRNRQEYAPLVQRDLAQATSISLEFPDLKISGNGRTAWVTGGCSCTFAAGGARKQVMKVRTTLVLGNTGNRWLIEQIHLSVPNAGRAPGQSFSGE, via the coding sequence ATGGTTCTCACAGCAGCACAGACCGCAGAGGTCAGGGAAACCATAGGCAGATATTGTTCGGCGTACCAGAGAAAGGACCACAGGGCACTGATGGCGTTGTTCTCTCCGGATATCAGCGGATACGGTGCCGGGGCGGATGAGGTTTTCAGGAACCGGCAGGAATATGCACCGCTGGTACAGCGCGACCTGGCCCAGGCAACGTCGATCTCGCTTGAATTTCCGGATCTGAAGATCTCCGGCAACGGGCGGACCGCGTGGGTAACAGGCGGGTGCAGCTGTACGTTCGCGGCCGGGGGAGCGAGGAAGCAGGTGATGAAGGTGCGCACGACCCTGGTACTGGGAAATACCGGGAACCGCTGGCTGATCGAGCAGATTCACCTGTCGGTGCCCAATGCCGGTCGGGCGCCGGGCCAGTCGTTTTCCGGTGAGTAA
- a CDS encoding nucleotidyltransferase family protein — MPGLIASSKKKSPVIRKLVAAAPALRTQFGVSRIGIFGSFARGEETRTSDVDVVVDFAQGHATLKNFVGLAEQLEALFQRKVDLITSEGIDKYIRPRVEAEVIWVEG, encoded by the coding sequence TTGCCCGGACTCATCGCCTCATCCAAAAAGAAAAGCCCGGTCATCCGGAAGCTGGTTGCTGCAGCACCGGCTCTTCGTACACAGTTCGGGGTGAGCAGGATCGGGATCTTCGGGTCGTTTGCTCGAGGGGAAGAGACCCGGACAAGCGATGTTGATGTTGTCGTGGATTTTGCCCAGGGGCATGCCACGCTGAAAAATTTTGTCGGTCTCGCGGAACAACTCGAAGCCCTCTTCCAGCGCAAAGTCGATCTCATTACAAGCGAAGGGATCGACAAGTACATCCGCCCCCGGGTCGAGGCCGAGGTGATCTGGGTTGAAGGATGA
- a CDS encoding YIP1 family protein, with protein MSQPLITMIDLLIARLKGFLLDPVETFRQSRNDDSRLLLIYFGGLFLLNAILSALIGLFFGVGNMLLPAEMSLGAAARLTGFFILMIYSVIFILLLTAWIHLWVYLFGGRRGILQTFKAILYGDTPNLLLGWIPFIGIIFTLWSLVLGVLGIRELQEISTRNAVLAVTIAIITLLIPVILLTAYFMTSNMVFIPVPVSPGT; from the coding sequence ATGTCACAACCATTAATCACGATGATCGATCTCCTGATTGCACGACTGAAGGGTTTTCTTCTTGATCCTGTTGAAACCTTCCGGCAGAGCCGCAACGATGACTCGCGTCTCCTCCTCATCTATTTTGGCGGACTTTTCCTGCTCAATGCAATCCTCTCAGCACTTATCGGATTATTTTTCGGGGTCGGGAATATGCTGTTGCCTGCGGAAATGTCCCTGGGTGCTGCGGCCAGGCTCACGGGTTTTTTCATTCTTATGATTTACAGTGTAATTTTTATCCTCCTCCTCACCGCATGGATTCACCTCTGGGTGTATCTTTTTGGCGGGCGCAGGGGAATTCTGCAAACATTCAAAGCGATTCTGTATGGGGATACCCCAAATCTTCTCCTCGGCTGGATACCGTTCATCGGGATCATCTTCACACTCTGGTCACTGGTACTGGGTGTACTGGGAATCCGCGAGCTCCAGGAAATCAGTACCCGTAACGCGGTCCTTGCCGTTACAATAGCCATCATCACCCTGCTCATTCCCGTCATTCTGCTGACAGCCTACTTCATGACATCGAATATGGTTTTTATTCCCGTTCCGGTTTCCCCGGGTACATAG